In one Rhinopithecus roxellana isolate Shanxi Qingling chromosome 1, ASM756505v1, whole genome shotgun sequence genomic region, the following are encoded:
- the LOC104674497 gene encoding NADH-cytochrome b5 reductase 1 isoform X2, with product MGIQPSPVLLASLGVGLVTLLGLAVGSYLVRRSRRPQVTLLDPNEKYLLRLLDKTTVSHNTKRFRFALPTAHHTLGLPVGKHIYLSTRIDGSLVIRPYTPVTSDEDQGYVDLVIKVYLKGVHPKFPEGGKMSQYLDSLKIGDVVEFRGPSGLLTYTGKGHFNIQPNKKSPPEPRVAKKLGMIAGGTGITPMLQLIRAILKVPEDPTQCFLLFANQTEKDIILREDLEELQARYPNRFKLWFTLDHPPKDWAYSKGFVTADMIREHLPTPGDDVLVLLCGPPPMVQLACHPNLDKLGYSQKMRFTY from the exons ATGGGGATCCAGCCG AGCCCAGTCCTGCTGGCCtccctgggggtggggctggTCACTCTGCTCGGTCTGGCTGTGGGCTCCTACTTGGTTCGGAGGTCCCGCCGGCCTCAGGTCACTCTCCTGGACCCCAATGAAAAGTACCTGCTACGACTGCTAGACAAGACG ACTGTGAGCCACAACACCAAGAGGTTCCGCTTTGCCCTGCCCACCGCCCACCACACTCTGGGGCTGCCTGTGG GGAAACATATCTACCTCTCCACCCGAATTGATGGCAGCCTGGTCATCAGACCGTACACTCCTGTCACCAGTGATGAGGATCAAGGCTATGTGGATCTTGTCATCAAG GTCTACCTGAAGGGTGTGCACCCCAAATTTCCTGAGGGAGGGAAGATGTCTCAGTACCTGGATAGCCTGAAGATTGGGGATGTGGTGGAGTTTCGGGGGCCAAGCGGGTTGCTCACTTACACTGGAAAAG GGCATTTTAACATTCAGCCCAACAAGAAATCTCCACCAGAACCCCGAGTGGCGAAGAAACTGGGAATGATTGCCGGCGGGACAG GAATCACCCCAATGCTACAGCTGATCCGGGCCATCCTCAAAGTCCCTGAAGATCCAACCCAGTGCTTTCTGCTTTTTGCCAACCAG ACAGAAAAGGATATCATCTTGCGAGAGGACTTGGAGGAACTGCAGGCCCGCTATCCCAATCGCTTTAAGCTCTGGTTCACTCTGGATCATCCCCCAAAAG ATTGGGCCTACAGCAAAGGCTTTGTGACTGCCGACATGATCCGGGAACACCTGCCCACTCCAGGAGATGATGTGCTGGTGCTGCTTTGTGGGCCACCCCCAATGGTGCAGCTGGCCTGCCATCCCAACTTGGACAAACTGGGCTACTCGCAAAAGATGCGATTCACCTACTGA
- the LOC104674497 gene encoding NADH-cytochrome b5 reductase 1 isoform X1 yields the protein MGIQPSPVLLASLGVGLVTLLGLAVGSYLVRRSRRPQVTLLDPNEKYLLRLLDKTTVSHNTKRFRFALPTAHHTLGLPVGKHIYLSTRIDGSLVIRPYTPVTSDEDQGYVDLVIKVYLKGVHPKFPEGGKMSQYLDSLKIGDVVEFRGPSGLLTYTGKGHFNIQPNKKSPPEPRVAKKLGMIAGGTGITPMLQLIRAILKVPEDPTQCFLLFANQTEKDIILREDLEELQARYPNRFKLWFTLDHPPKGILPISGHPTNPSLSKSKPCPFVSSGFGEINLASHCRLGSLSAQTQGSPGPFSLGSCLPGG from the exons ATGGGGATCCAGCCG AGCCCAGTCCTGCTGGCCtccctgggggtggggctggTCACTCTGCTCGGTCTGGCTGTGGGCTCCTACTTGGTTCGGAGGTCCCGCCGGCCTCAGGTCACTCTCCTGGACCCCAATGAAAAGTACCTGCTACGACTGCTAGACAAGACG ACTGTGAGCCACAACACCAAGAGGTTCCGCTTTGCCCTGCCCACCGCCCACCACACTCTGGGGCTGCCTGTGG GGAAACATATCTACCTCTCCACCCGAATTGATGGCAGCCTGGTCATCAGACCGTACACTCCTGTCACCAGTGATGAGGATCAAGGCTATGTGGATCTTGTCATCAAG GTCTACCTGAAGGGTGTGCACCCCAAATTTCCTGAGGGAGGGAAGATGTCTCAGTACCTGGATAGCCTGAAGATTGGGGATGTGGTGGAGTTTCGGGGGCCAAGCGGGTTGCTCACTTACACTGGAAAAG GGCATTTTAACATTCAGCCCAACAAGAAATCTCCACCAGAACCCCGAGTGGCGAAGAAACTGGGAATGATTGCCGGCGGGACAG GAATCACCCCAATGCTACAGCTGATCCGGGCCATCCTCAAAGTCCCTGAAGATCCAACCCAGTGCTTTCTGCTTTTTGCCAACCAG ACAGAAAAGGATATCATCTTGCGAGAGGACTTGGAGGAACTGCAGGCCCGCTATCCCAATCGCTTTAAGCTCTGGTTCACTCTGGATCATCCCCCAAAAGGTATCCTTCCCATTTCTGGACATCCCACTAACCCCTCATTGTCAAAATCAAAGCCTTGCCCCTTTGTGAGTTCTGGCTTCGGTGAAATCAACCTTGCCTCACACTGCCGACTCGGAAGTCTGAGTGCACAGACACAGGGATCTCCTGGTCCCTTTTCTTTGGGTTCCTGTTTACCAGGTGGGTGA